In the genome of Streptomyces lydicus, the window TGTCGAGGTCGAGGTCGAATTCGTCCATGCTGGTGATGATGTTCTCCATGGTCCCCTCCAAAGAAAGATGTGTTAATCCCGGATTGCGTCCGGTTGTTGCAAAGGGATTTCGCAACCGCCGGTCATTTCATCGAAGGGTGCATGTCATGTCAAGCGTGGGGAGGCGTGCTTCGCTTCCCGTGGATTCCGGAATGGCGGAATCCGGTTCGGTTCCTTGTGGCCCCTTATTCCGGCGGCAGGGCAAGTGGGAAGGGGGTACCCTCCCCGGCCGTTCAAGCCATCAAGAATGGCTTGAACATCACCTCGCGGAAAGGGGCTTGCCCGTGCCTGATAAAAGCGCATGAGGGGGAAAGAGGCATGGCGGAATGCCGCTGTGCGTCCGGCCGGGCCGTCCGCCGCCCCTTGTCGCCTGCCTTCGGGGCATTCGGCCCCAGGTGAATGCCGAATCATCAGGCCGTGAAACCGATAAGGCGACGTGAGTTCCCTCACCCCCTGGGGAAGGGGCTGATATCAGAGGAAGTCGACTTCGGAAGTGAGCCGCACTCCGGTACGGCGCAGGACCTCCTGGAACACGAGGTCGATGGCCCGGATGAAACCGGCGGCGCTCGCGCCCTCCTCGGCGACCAGGGTGTAGTGCAGGGAGGAAATCCGTACGCCGGTGACGAGCGGCTGACGCAGCGCGAACCCGGCCTGCCGGATGAGCCAGCTCGCACTCACCCGTATCGAGCCGTCGGGGAAGCGGCTCACCGGTGCACGGAGCGCCCGCAGCTCTTCGGCCCGGTCGGGGGAGATCTCGGGGCTGAGGAACACACTCCCGACCGAGCGGTCGTCGGCGCCACTGCACCCCAGCACCATGCCCTTGCTCTTCCGGACGGTGAGCACCGCCCGGGCCACCTCGTCCAGCGGCACCCGGCTCCCGACCGGTACGTCGAGCTCGGCGGCGACCGTCCGGTAGGTGACCGGCGCGCTCAGCCCGGACCGGCGCAGTGCGAACACCAGGCTCAGCACGGTCCAGCGGCGGGAGTGTTTGAAGACGCTGGTGCGGTGGCCCAGGCCGCAGGCCGCGGCATCCATGGTCACCTCGCGGCGCAACTCCCAGTCCCATGCCGTCACTTCCACCAGGGTGTCGGCGGTCTCCTGACCGTAGGCGCCGACGTTCTGGACGGGGGTGGCGCCGGAGGTCCCGGGGATGCCCACCAGCATCTCCAGGCCGGTCAGGCCCTCGGCGACGGTCGTGGCGACCAGATCGGCGAGCGGATGACCGGCCTGGACCTCGACCAGCACCCGCCCGTCGGCGGAGCTCCCTGCCATGCGTATGCCCTTGGTGCTCATCCGCAGCACGGCGCTGTCGCATCCGGCGTCGCCGACCAGGACGTTGCTCCCTTCGCCCAGGCAGACGGGCGCACCGGGAAAGGTGCCGGCCAGCGCCACGAACTCGGGGAAGTCCGCGGGGTCGTAGAGCTCGATGAGGGCCGCCGCCGGTCCGCCGATGCCCAGCGTGGTCATCGGCGCGAGCGGTGCCTGGTGGGTGACGCGCATGTGTTCCTGTTTCTCCTGGCTGCCGTTCCGGGTCCGGAGGGCCGCCACGAATGAGGAACCGGCCCGGCCGGCCGGGGTGATCGGCGGGACGCTGTCCATGGTGATCACAACGGAGCCGGACCGGTACCGCACCGGTGCGCCGAACATTGGCCGGAATGAGGGGCGGAGCGGTGTGCGGCGAGCCGGGGCGAGTTCCGGCCCGGTCCGGCGTTACGAGACGACGTCCCGCAGCGGCTTGCCCTCAAGGTGGTCGAGGACGTTCTGTACGGCGGCCAGCGCGATGCGGACCAGCGTCTCGCGGGTGACCCCCGCGACGTGCGGGGAGAGCACCACATTCGGGGCCTTGAGCAGACGCAGGGCCGCCGTGGGCGGTTCGGGGTCGAAGACGTCGATACCGGCGCCGGCGAGGGTGCCGGCCGCCAGGGCATCCGCGAGGGCGTCCTGGTCGATCAGGGCGCCGCGGGCGGTGTTGATCACAAAAGCCGTGGGCTTGAGGAGCGCCAGTCGTTCCGCGTCGAGGAGATGA includes:
- a CDS encoding UDP-N-acetylmuramate dehydrogenase, which produces MFGAPVRYRSGSVVITMDSVPPITPAGRAGSSFVAALRTRNGSQEKQEHMRVTHQAPLAPMTTLGIGGPAAALIELYDPADFPEFVALAGTFPGAPVCLGEGSNVLVGDAGCDSAVLRMSTKGIRMAGSSADGRVLVEVQAGHPLADLVATTVAEGLTGLEMLVGIPGTSGATPVQNVGAYGQETADTLVEVTAWDWELRREVTMDAAACGLGHRTSVFKHSRRWTVLSLVFALRRSGLSAPVTYRTVAAELDVPVGSRVPLDEVARAVLTVRKSKGMVLGCSGADDRSVGSVFLSPEISPDRAEELRALRAPVSRFPDGSIRVSASWLIRQAGFALRQPLVTGVRISSLHYTLVAEEGASAAGFIRAIDLVFQEVLRRTGVRLTSEVDFL